In Pirellulales bacterium, the genomic stretch ACGTCTGCTTTCCAATGAAGTAAACCTGCGATTGGAACGGCGACTTTTCCCAGGGAATTGTCAAGATCCGGCTGATGATTGGCAGATTTTGCGTCGTCAACGTATAACGTCCTGGGCCAAAGCAGTCCATCGCTTTGCCATCGCGGAAAAATACCGCGTCTTGGTTCTGCTGCACGATAAGCTGCGCACCGTACTTGATGTCGGCCGAGCCTTCGGACGGAATTCGCTGGACGAGTGAACGGTTCGACTCGTCAAAAAACTGAATGACTTCGAGACGAAGGGACATAGTAGGGTCCAGGGTTCAGGGAATGCAAAATGAAGAATGAAGAATCAGGAGCAACGAAAATTCTCAGCTTTTTTAACTTGCATCGTGCAAATTATATTTTCGTTTTGAATCACTACTCCAATCCTTTAAGCATATCGCTGCGATGGTCGATCGCTTGCTCAACGGCCGCAAGTTGTTCATTCCATTTTGCGACCTGCGGTGCGATTTCAGCCGTCGCAGTTGTCATCTGATCGAGGTTGTCGCCCAGTGCATCGACAGCGTCCATCATTTTCACATCATATTCATAGACGCGTTCCAACCGTCCTTCGTCCACTTGCACGAGGTCAAAAAATCCACTGTAGCCCGCCATTGCCCCGCGGAGTCGGCTAATCGACTTGTCAAGCCGTCCCTTGAATCGATCGACTTGCCCGACCGCATCCAGTTTGCCGGCATCGACGAGCGCGCGACTGTAGGCATCGAGTGCCCGCTTCGACCGCTGAAGTCGGTCGGCCAACCAACTGCGCTGCAGGGCGTCGCTGTCGCGGCGATATTCCTTTTCCAAGTACCCCTTAAAACCTGGAATTCGGCGAAGGATGCTTTCAATCCACCCCCGATTTTTTGCATGCTCGCGTGGTTCCGGCATATGTTACCTCTACGGTAGTGCAGGATTCGAATTCCTTGAAGGCTTGCTCAACGCCCGGAAAGGTGTTCGTTGGCAAGACTGAATTATTGCGCATTCCGGCTTCAACATCATAGCAGTTTTCAGCCGTTCGAGGCAAATGGGACCGTGAAGATGAAATTGGGAAATAGAATCGGGTGCTGCTATTTTTCACTAGGAATTTCGCGACCGTGTGGATCGACTACCACCGATACCTCTGCTGCAAGTTGCTGTTGCACCTGGTGGCCGATGAAATGCTCCATGCGTTCAGCGGGTGCGTGAAGGTGATCGAGCGGCAATTCGGCCTGCTCCTCCAAATAGGCCTCCCACAGGCGGTGCGATCGAACGAGTGACCTGCCTACCTCGCGCCCCGCATCGGTCAGTTGCCAGCGTCCATCGGTTGCGAGTTGAATCTCTCCGCGGCGGCGCAAATACGGTACGGCAAGCAGGTGGGCCAAGCCGGTAACTGCGCTGCGATTTTTGATCGCTGTATTGGCCAACGATTCGCCGCGTGCGAGCAACTCTTCGGTTCGATAGAGCGCTGCAACCATATCTTCGCTTGTAATCCGCAGCGATAGCAAGAAATTTCGCCACCACTTGCTCACCAGCCCATGCTGGGGTGCGATGAACACGGCCAGCAAGAATTGCAGCCCCACCGCGACGGCCATCATGGCAGCGACGTTCGTATTGAACACTTGCGCCCCGATGTCCCCAAGAATAGCCGATACAATAGCTACCGCAACCGCGCAGCCGATCATCGGGCCCAAACGATCGGCCAGTAACTGCGCGGTCGCCGCCGGAACAATGAGCATTGCGACGACTAAAATCGAGCCAATTGCTTCAAATGCCGTCACCGTCACTCCTGCGACGACGGCCATCAGCAAGTAATGGATCACCGCAGCGTGTATCCCCATTGCGGTTGATAAACCAGCATCAAACGAGGCGATTTTCAGTTCCTTCCAAAGTATGCCGATGAACAAAATCACTGATGCGCACATCCCCAACATCGTTGGCAGTGTGCGCGGCACTTCGTACGATCCGATGTTGATGACATCCACCGCGACGGTATCGAGCATTCCGTAAAGCACGCACTGGGCGTCCAAATCGGTCCCCGCTGCATAGCGCGAAATCAGGATCACGCCGATCGAAAATAACGTCGTGTAGACAATGCCCATGCTCGAATCTTCCGGTACGCGGCCGAGATCCTTGAGTGCGTGTGTTAGAAATGCGGTCATGAAGCCAAACACCATCGCGCCGGCCAGAATTGGCCAGCCCGTGATCTGTCCTGTCAACATGAAGCCCAATACAATACCGGGCAGCACTGCATGGCTAATTGCATCCCCCAGTAAACTCATGCGCCGCAATACCAGATAGCAGCCGAGAATCGCGCATGGGATGTTGACGAGGCAGCCGATCAAGATGGTCCAACCGGCTAGCGGCCGATCGGTGGGTGGCACCAACCGCCACCAAGCAGCAAACAAAAGCACGGCGCCAATAGCAACTCCGCCAAACTGAATGGCAAGATACAGCCATGATTTCTGCAAAGTTGTTGGCATTGGCCGTCGCCATTGGAAATCGTCGGGATGATCTGAAATTGCATTGCCGAATCCCAGTTTCAACTTCATCGGGCCGCCAATGTCTTCCAGTGGCAATGCAAGCGACAATGTGGTCTCTGCTCCTTCAGTTGCTCGATAACCACCAGCCGCCAATAGACGGCGAAATTGCAACTGTCGAATGCCACGGGCCAACGCGCCGCGCCGCGGGGCGAAAAGCATCGAGATCAGAAAAATCATTGCGCCGGCGACAACGATAATTGGCCCCGTCGGGATGCCGGCCATTTGCACGCTGATTGCCGTACCAAACAATCCCATCGTACTTCCAAAAATCGCCGACAAGACCAACATAATGTCCAGCCGATCGGTCCAGAACCTTGCGGCGGCTGCCGGTAAGATGAGCAGTGCCGCCATCAAGATTGCACCAACCGCCGGCAATCCAATCACCACGGCGACCGCCATTAGCGACATCAATAGCAGATCGAGCCGCCACACCGGCCAGCCTTGGGCCTTCGCAAAGCCCGCGTCGAAGGCCATCAGTTTGAATTCTTTGTAGAGCAGCAGAATCAATATCGCGCAGACGGCTGCCATTGCGGCAATTAAATAGACGTCGCTCGCAATCATGCCGGCTGTCTTGCCGAAAATATAGGAATCGAGGCCAGCTTTGCTGCCGCCGATCGACGACTTTTGGATATAGCCGCTCAATGCAATGCCGCCACCAAAAAAGACGCCAAGTACGATCCCGATCGCGGCGTCTTCTTTGATGCGAGTCCAACGCCGCAAGGCGGAAATCACCGCCACCCCCAGCACACCCGTGCAGAGCGCTCCGACCAGCATTGCCGGCAAACTACGCTCACCGAGTACGAGAAAAGCCAAGCACAAACCCGGCAAGGTGGCGTGCGAAAGCGCGTCGCCGGTCAGAGCGCGGCGGCGCAACACAGCAAAACTACCGACTACTCCAGCTCCGGCGCCGAGCAGCGCAGAACCAGCCAGCACGACCATCGAGTTATATGCGATCATGGCGTGCGTGCGCCGGCTTGATAGGCTTGGCCGACGCTCTCCAGAACGTCGAGCCGGCCACCGTAGGTCTTCTGCAAGTTGACACTCGTGAATGTCTTCTCCGTCGGGCCGCTGGCAACCAGTCGCATATTTATCAACACCACATGGTCGAAATACTGGGGAACGGTGCGTAAATCGTGATGGACGACAATGACCGTCTTGCCGTGCTTACGCAGCTCGTTGAGCAAGCCAAACACGACGTGCTCAGTCGCCGCATCAACGCCCGCCATCGGTTCATCCATAAAATACATGTCTGGCTTTTGCGCTAACGCTCGGGCCAAGAAAGTTCGCTGCTGCTGTCCGCCCGAAAGCTGGCCGATTTGCTGCTGAGCGAAATCGGCCAGACCAACTTTGGCGAGACATTCGTGAGCGAACTGGCGCTCGATATGCCCCGGTCTACGAAACCATCCAAGCCGGCCATAGCTGCCCATCAGTACGACATCCAGGACAGTGACAGGAAAATCCCAATCCACGCTTTCGCGCTGCGGCACGTAGCCAATTCGCTTCCGTACCTTGCCAATCGGTTGATCAAAGACGCGGACGGAGCCACTTGCCAACGGCACTAGTCCCAACACTGCTTTGATGAGCGTGCTTTTGCCCGCCCCGTTCGGACCGATGATGCCAACCAGATGTGGCTCATTCAGCACTAAATCGATGTCCCACAGCACCGGTTTGCGATGATAGGCGACCGTCAGATCGTGAACATCGAGTAAAGGCATGGCCGGGAATGATCGCTTGGTGGTCTTGTTGTCGTACCGGGTGGTATTCTTGACGCATCTTTCCTACCAAACACCAGACGTCCAGACCACCAGTTACTGTTTTATTTACTCCAGTGCTTTCACAATCGTTTCCACGTTGTGTCGAACCATGCCTGGATAAGTTCCATCCGGCGTGCCTGGCTTTCCCATTGCGTCAGAAAACAATTCGCCGCCAATTTTCACTTCGTGCCCGCGAGCCTGACAGCCTTCGACCAGCGCTTTGATATTGCGGTCTGAGACACTGGTTTCGATAAAAACGGCTTTGATCTTGCGGTTGACCAGCAAATCGACCAGCGAATTGATCTCCTTCACTCCCGCTTCGCTGTCGGTGCTGATGCCTTGAATGCCACGGACTTCGACATCGTACGCGCGTCCGAAATATCGAAACGCGTCGTGGGCCGTCACCAATACACGTCGATCGGCGGGAACTGTCGCCAGCCGCTGTCTTGCTTCTTCGTGTAAGCCTTCGAGTTCTTTGGCATAGGCCGCTGCTCGGCGTTCATATTCCACAGCATATTTCGGATCGAATTTCGCCAGCGCATCCCGCACGACATCCAAGCACTGCTTCCACAGCGACACATCAAACCAAGTGTGAGGATCGTGAGCTCCTTCATTGGTTTCGAGAACTTGCGCTTCGTCGATTCCTTCTGTCACTGCAAACGTCGGCTTTCGTCGCGCCATCCGTACAAATAGGTCTGCCATTTTTCCTTCCAGGTGCAAGCCCGAGTAGAAAATGATGTCGGCATGACCAAGCGCGCTCATATCTCCTGGCGAGGCTTTGTAAAGATGCGGATCGACCCCCTCGCCCATCAATTGCGTGACGGCTATTCGATTACCACCCACCTGTTTCACAAGGTCGGCGACCATTCCTGTAGTGCATACTGCGCGGATAGGATAGTTGCCGCGGAATGCGCCATGATGATAATCGCCTGACTTCTCAAACTCTGAAGCGCCGGCAGTATCGCCGATGGCATCGATTCTCCCGCAACCAATCAACGGTAGAAGCAAAAACAGTCCTGCGATTTGCCAATTTCTAGGCCGGCGATTTATCGCTGCAATCATTCGAACCGCTACCAGTTCTTGAGCCACGAAAATAAACATTTTGATACACCAAAATTATCGGCGGTTTTGGTGGTATAGTCAAGATTACTTTTGGCGGCGAAATCAATTGGCCTATTTCGCGTTTACCCGCTCATAATTCCAGGCCGATCCGTTTGTCGATGCTGCCCCGAAAGCCACGTCCAGAAACTCTACAGAGTTTTAACCCAAAATAGAGAGTTGCGACGTTTGCGAAAGGCCTGAGGTACAGGTTAGGAGTGGTGGTTTCACTACAAATGGAGATTGTCGAGCCGGCGGAGCCGGCGCGGGAGTGAGGCCGCGACGCTGTAATAGCACTGCCTATGTTCGGTCGGCTCCATCACGTATCGCAACGTGATCTGCCGCTCCGTGTCGAGGGCCGCGGAGCCCGCTCGTAAGCCATCCTCGAACTCTCTAACTTGGGTTAGTCCAGTGCCTGAACCGACGGCAGGGATGTGGGCGCTCTACGTGCTTGCTGCTATCACACTCCTGCGCCGCCGAGTGTCGAATCACTGAATCCTCCGGCAATTGCTTGGTAATTTCTGCTGTTTCCAGTCAGATTCTGGTTGCGACCTTGAGGCTGCTGTGAGGCGACTTCGTGAGAACGGTCGGCTAGGCGTCGTAGGGCATCAAGATTTCATCGGGGTGCAATCCCGCGATTGACTTAAATCCGCCCTCGGCAATCGTTTCTCCCAGCTTTGTCGCCCTGCGGAAATCACGGTCGCTCGGTGCGCGACCGGTGAGCTTGCGCGTAAGATCCGTGCAAAGCACGTCGGCAGCCGCTTGAACGACCTCATCGGATTGCCGGGTCGCATACAATGACGTGCAAAGAATTGTCACGGCATCTTGCAATTGTTGCGAGAGATAGGCCATGCGGCACTGTCGATCGGCCAGCGCCAATTGATGTTTGCGCATCACGCCGTCAATTCGCAGCGGCGAGTCTTGCAGCCACTGCGCGGCAAACGTGGCGTGGGCCGCGAGCGTCGCAGGCATTTCCGCTGGGAGTTGTGGCTTCGGCTTCGAGTTGAACTTTTGGCCAAGCATCCATTTCAGGTAAGGGAACATTACTCCGCGGAGCGTCCAAGTATGGCCCGGATTGATCGGGTTTAGTTTCTTGATTCCTGCCGCTGCCAGCGCTTTGCCGATTGGTTCAAAAAATCTCATGCCATGTTGTTTCACCAATGACTTGAAAAACGCCATGCCGAGCATTTCCCCTTCGCCTTCGTAGATGCAAGGGGCGAGGTATTCATGTACGTTGTCGCCAAACATGTGGCCGTGTAGGAACGACCTCCCGCCATGCGTTTTCATGAACAGTTCGACGGCGGCTTCTTTTTGAGCCTCGCTGCCGAAGATTTTGGCGACAATGCACTCCATCTCGCCGCGATAGCCCTGATCCAATAGCCCCGCACACCATTGCACCAGCGCATCGCAGGCGACCACCAGGCCAGCGAGCCGCCCCAGCCGCCGACGGACTAATTCTCGCTTCGCAATTGTTTCGCCATACGTGCGGCGAAACATTGCCCAGGGAATAATGCTCGCCATCATGAGCCGCATGGTGCCTGCGGCATTCGCACACAGCGCGACGCGTCCCAGATTCAAGCCGTGATAGGCGATGGTTAACCCGTCGCCCCGCGACGGCGTCAGCAAATTCTCGGCGGGTACGTGGAAGTCGCGAAACACGATGCCTTGGTTATCGGTGTGTTTCAGAGCATATAACCCGTACTTTTTCAGTTGAAACTGATCGTTTTCCCGATTCGGCAAATCGACAATGAGCACCGCCGGTCGCTTGTCGATCAAGCACACCAAGCCGATTGTTCGGCCGGGAACAACGTTGGTGATAAACAGCTTTTCACCATTCACAACAAATTCGTTGCCAACCTGTCTCGCTTCCGTTCGCAAGGCAGTCAGGTCGGAACCCGCGCAGGGTTCAGTAAGGGCGAAGGCCGACAATCGTTGGCCACTGGCGAGCATCGGCAAGAATCGTCGCTTTTGCTCGGAAGTGCCAAACGTTCGCACGGGATCGACGGCCCCGATGCAACCGTGGACTGAAGCGAGACCCGCGACTGTCGGATCGATCATCGCCATCTGAGTCAGAAATGGCGCGAATGCTGAAAATGGCGCTC encodes the following:
- a CDS encoding acyl-CoA/acyl-ACP dehydrogenase — protein: MTDHSRSTTVHESPETSFAETAMKLGGKSEEEARRMGAVDQADDQVEALFAARFQTANSPVHRAVWQRGLPTELFGSAPGTTATDVLRVMENSLEVVRRHRAAGTMQTDQRKVSDAVLNDLASAGYWGLLVDRDYGGSGAPFSAFAPFLTQMAMIDPTVAGLASVHGCIGAVDPVRTFGTSEQKRRFLPMLASGQRLSAFALTEPCAGSDLTALRTEARQVGNEFVVNGEKLFITNVVPGRTIGLVCLIDKRPAVLIVDLPNRENDQFQLKKYGLYALKHTDNQGIVFRDFHVPAENLLTPSRGDGLTIAYHGLNLGRVALCANAAGTMRLMMASIIPWAMFRRTYGETIAKRELVRRRLGRLAGLVVACDALVQWCAGLLDQGYRGEMECIVAKIFGSEAQKEAAVELFMKTHGGRSFLHGHMFGDNVHEYLAPCIYEGEGEMLGMAFFKSLVKQHGMRFFEPIGKALAAAGIKKLNPINPGHTWTLRGVMFPYLKWMLGQKFNSKPKPQLPAEMPATLAAHATFAAQWLQDSPLRIDGVMRKHQLALADRQCRMAYLSQQLQDAVTILCTSLYATRQSDEVVQAAADVLCTDLTRKLTGRAPSDRDFRRATKLGETIAEGGFKSIAGLHPDEILMPYDA
- a CDS encoding zinc ABC transporter substrate-binding protein, whose amino-acid sequence is MIAAINRRPRNWQIAGLFLLLPLIGCGRIDAIGDTAGASEFEKSGDYHHGAFRGNYPIRAVCTTGMVADLVKQVGGNRIAVTQLMGEGVDPHLYKASPGDMSALGHADIIFYSGLHLEGKMADLFVRMARRKPTFAVTEGIDEAQVLETNEGAHDPHTWFDVSLWKQCLDVVRDALAKFDPKYAVEYERRAAAYAKELEGLHEEARQRLATVPADRRVLVTAHDAFRYFGRAYDVEVRGIQGISTDSEAGVKEINSLVDLLVNRKIKAVFIETSVSDRNIKALVEGCQARGHEVKIGGELFSDAMGKPGTPDGTYPGMVRHNVETIVKALE
- a CDS encoding metal ABC transporter ATP-binding protein produces the protein MPLLDVHDLTVAYHRKPVLWDIDLVLNEPHLVGIIGPNGAGKSTLIKAVLGLVPLASGSVRVFDQPIGKVRKRIGYVPQRESVDWDFPVTVLDVVLMGSYGRLGWFRRPGHIERQFAHECLAKVGLADFAQQQIGQLSGGQQQRTFLARALAQKPDMYFMDEPMAGVDAATEHVVFGLLNELRKHGKTVIVVHHDLRTVPQYFDHVVLINMRLVASGPTEKTFTSVNLQKTYGGRLDVLESVGQAYQAGARTP
- a CDS encoding metal ABC transporter permease; the protein is MIAYNSMVVLAGSALLGAGAGVVGSFAVLRRRALTGDALSHATLPGLCLAFLVLGERSLPAMLVGALCTGVLGVAVISALRRWTRIKEDAAIGIVLGVFFGGGIALSGYIQKSSIGGSKAGLDSYIFGKTAGMIASDVYLIAAMAAVCAILILLLYKEFKLMAFDAGFAKAQGWPVWRLDLLLMSLMAVAVVIGLPAVGAILMAALLILPAAAARFWTDRLDIMLVLSAIFGSTMGLFGTAISVQMAGIPTGPIIVVAGAMIFLISMLFAPRRGALARGIRQLQFRRLLAAGGYRATEGAETTLSLALPLEDIGGPMKLKLGFGNAISDHPDDFQWRRPMPTTLQKSWLYLAIQFGGVAIGAVLLFAAWWRLVPPTDRPLAGWTILIGCLVNIPCAILGCYLVLRRMSLLGDAISHAVLPGIVLGFMLTGQITGWPILAGAMVFGFMTAFLTHALKDLGRVPEDSSMGIVYTTLFSIGVILISRYAAGTDLDAQCVLYGMLDTVAVDVINIGSYEVPRTLPTMLGMCASVILFIGILWKELKIASFDAGLSTAMGIHAAVIHYLLMAVVAGVTVTAFEAIGSILVVAMLIVPAATAQLLADRLGPMIGCAVAVAIVSAILGDIGAQVFNTNVAAMMAVAVGLQFLLAVFIAPQHGLVSKWWRNFLLSLRITSEDMVAALYRTEELLARGESLANTAIKNRSAVTGLAHLLAVPYLRRRGEIQLATDGRWQLTDAGREVGRSLVRSHRLWEAYLEEQAELPLDHLHAPAERMEHFIGHQVQQQLAAEVSVVVDPHGREIPSEK